GCAAGCTAAGACCGACTACACTTCAGCCCAATGTGAAAATCTAATGCGAGTGTATGTTGAACTGTACCGCTTGGCTTGTCAGCAACAGGTAAAAGAAGTGGCAGAATTGGCAAGGTTGCATGCTGAGGCTTGGCTACGCGAGTATTTTCGCGTTGTCCGAAAACCAAAATTGTCAATGGTCGCTCGACGATTAATTGGGATCAAGCCATTCCTGAAGTAGCTGAGATGAATATTAGAGGTAGAGAATAGACTAGAATGTTAAACTTTCTCCTGAGTAAAGGCAGAAAGATTGTATGACCAGTTAGTATCCCACACCAGTTGTTCCTTCGTAGTCTTAAGAATGTTTTTACCGTTACTCAAAGATTCATTATTTAAGCTTCGTTATGGTTTTAGAGGCGTTCCCTTTCAAATGGGAAACCAAATTGTTCGATTAGATGAGTCCCTCAGGCGCTGGAATATTGATTCTGAAGTTGCAATTCATCAGATTCTAGAAAAGTATTTAGCTCCTGGTCATATCTTAATTGACGTAGGGGCAAATTTTGGATTGCATACGTTATATGCTGCTAAGGCTGTGGGTCCTCAAGGCTGTGTTTTTGCCTTTGAACCCGTTCCTGCAAATCTAAACTTATTACGTAGGAATGTTGCAATCAATCAGGTGCAGGAGCAAGTAAAGATCATTCCAAAAGCAGTATCGAATTCGACTGATCTGTTTCTCGATTTCTTTGTACCACCTGAAATAGTAGCGGTTACTGCGTCCCTATCAACAGAATCCACTCAATCTCAGACAAAAATTCAAGTTGCGAATGTCCGGTTGGACGATTTTTGGCCTCCCCTCAATCTACCCGTAAATTTGATCAAGATTGATGTTGAAGGGGCAGAGCTAGAGGTACTCCGGGGTGCTGAGCAACTGTTGAAGCAATGGCATCCACCACTACTAATTGAGGTACACGGTTTTGCGCTGCCGAGTTTTGGAGCTAGCGTGTTGGAGCTGCGAGGCTTCTTGAATTGCCTGAATTATCAAGAAACTCTGCTGGAGGGTGCGCAGTTTCAAGGAGAAGACTATTTTCAAGCCCTCTACTTACATTCTGAAAAAGAAATATCTTACACCTAGAATAAACGGCAAAATCTAGAACTTGCTGCTTAAACATTCACTTACCTTTTTCTAAGCCTATGAAATTTGGCATTGTTGTAACAACAATTTATGATGGCCAGTTTATTCATGAGTACTACAACCATTTTTTAGCTTGTGGCGATTTGAAAAAGGTTCATTTTTATGTGGTAGGTGATCTCTCAACACCAACTAGCTGCCGAGAGCAGGTAGAGAAATACACAAAGCAGGGTTTACCCTGGTATTACCTAGGCCCGGATGAGCAAAATGAGTTCCTCAAGCCTTTTCCAAAACTTGCCGCTGAAATTCCTTGGAAGACTGATAACCGCCGCAACATCGGCTTTCTGATGGCTTATCGCGATCGCTGCGATGTGATTATTGCAATTGATGATGATAACTATCCCCAAAAGAATTGGCCGTTCTTAGCAGGGCATTCTGAGGTCGGCAAAGAAGTTTCTCTCCTTACAGCTGTTGGACATAATAGCTGGTTCAACCTGTGTTCCATGATGGAGGTTCAATGTCCTTCTTTAGGAGCTGGAGAGACGGTTTATGCCAGAGGCTTTCCCTATAAGCGGCGTGACATTGCCTGTTCAAAAGTTGATGCTGAAGTTTCTACGGGTCTTGTCGCAATCAATGCTGGTCTTTGGTCGGGTGACCCAGATGTTGATGCTGCCACTCGCTTAGTCACTCGTTGTATCGCCAAGGAAAAGTTTACAACTGACTACCTACTTGCCGCTGACACATTAATGCCTATCAATACCCAAAATACGGGGCTTATTCGAGAGGCGATTTCAGCTTACTATTACGTCAAAATGGGACATCCAGTTGGGGGCATGAAACTGGATCGTTTTGGTGATATATTCAGCGGTTTCTTTGTGCAAAAGTGTGCCCAAGCGATGGGACATCGTATAAAAGTTGGCGCTCCCGTTGTTGAGCATCGTCGCTCTCCTCACAACCTCTACAAAGACCTCTGGAATGAATTGGCAGGTATGGTCGTCATTGATGATATGCTGCCTCTTTTGGAAACGCCGTTGTCTCCAGCGAAAACCTATAGTGAGGCAACCGTTGAATTAGCAGAACGAATGGAGGAATGGTCAGCGAAACAGCAAGGATTCCTCTGGGATGAAGCGCTGAAAGATTATTTCAAAAATGTGGCTCAGAACATGAAGCTCTGGGTAGAAGTCTGTCGCCAGTTAGCCTAATGATTTCACTTGTAACTACTGTATTAAATGATCGGCAAGGATGTGCTGCTTTCTTTACCCAAATGGAAGCACAGACTTATCTGCCTGATGAAATTGTCATTGTCGATGCTGGTTCAAAGGATGGCACCTGGGAGTTCCTACAAAACTACCAACCGAAGAAACCTTATTCACTACAGGTCACTCAAGAAATTGGCTGTAATGTAGCTCGTGGTCGAAATTTAGCGATCGCCCAAGCCCAACATGAAATAATTGTTTCTACAGACATTGGTTGTATGTGGGAACCCCAGTGGTTAGAGGAACTAGCTCGACCCTTATTAGAGGATAAGAAACTGGACGCCGTGATGGGCAGTTGGCAAGTTCGCTGGGAAGACCTCAAGAGTGATTGGGTAAAGGTAGAATATGCCTTACTCAATGGACCGAAATTAATTGCCACTCCCAAGTCTCACGCTTCCTCACGGTCAATTGCCTATCGCAAGTGCTTGTGGGAAAAAATTGGTGGGTATCCCGAAGATTTAACATTGGCAGGCGATGACATGGTGTTTGCCCTGCTGTTGCATCAGACCACTGAACGTGTCAGTTGTGCCCCCATACCGCGTTGTTATTGGGAGCGTCCTGTTACTCTGAAATCTTTTTGTAAGGAAGCCCGTCGCAACTTTCGCGGAGGCGGAGAGGCGGGAATCTGGTTAAAGTACGGCTTCCTGGTAGGGGTAAGGCTGTTGCTTGAATCTTTACTACTGCTTATTGGTTTAGTGTGCCTGCTTTTTGCTTCACCAATTTGGGTGGGGGCAGTTTTTCTAATTGCTTTTCTAAGCATTGTCGGGCTACGAGTAGCTCGATTAGTTCCAACTGTGGAGCGATTTAGTGCCTACGGATACTCCAATACATGGCTACGTATTATGTTCTTTGAATATCTGATTAAGTTTTGGAGTGTAGTCGGGTATTGGGAGGGATTTTTATCAGGATTGCAGCAGTGCCAAGAATGCAGACAAAGACTTCGTAGCCTAAAAACATAAATGGCTCTTTTGACTAATGAAACTTCTCTACTATTCACCATCCAGCTATGGCGGTATTGCCGATTACGCGCACGAACAGGCTAATGCTCTAGTCGATATAGGAGTGGAGGTTACCGTACTTGCTACTCCAAAATATCCGACTGGTAGGGGAGAGAAGTATGAAATTGTACCAATTTTGCAGGAAGTAACTCCCACTAAACGACTACCTTATAAAGCCTTAAAAGTGATGCATTTTACCTCAATAAAACTGGCTAATTTTACCGAATTAGCCAGTTTTATTGAGGTAAATAATTTTCAGTATGTATTACTTGGCTCCTATGTGGAGTATTTAGCTCCTCTCTGGTCTGGTCGTTTGAGGCAGTTAACCAAAAAAGGGGTTGTTTTTGGTGCTGTCGTACATGACCCAGTGCGTGATTTTGTTTTTGGTCCTCGCTGGTGGCATCACTGGTCGATTGCTTCTGGTTATTCCTTCCTACGCGAAGCCTTTGTCCATGAATCCATCGAACTCGATACGGTTCGACCAATGCCTCAACTCCGGACAACGGTTATTCCCTACGGCACGCATCACTTTCCCCATGCCGATAAATCGAGGGATGAAATGCGAACCCATCTCAATCTGCCACTTGATGCCAAAATTATGCTGGCTTTTGGCCATATTCGTGATAACAAGAATCTTGACCTTGTTATTCGTGCAATGGTTAATTTCCCCGATTTATACCTGGTTGTTGCAGGGAAAGAACAGTCATCGAGTCAACGCCCAGCTGCTTTTTATCAGGATTTAGCCAAAAAATTAGGGGTTGCAGACCGTTGCCGCTGGGAGGTTCGATTTATTTCAGAGATAGAAATTGGCAACTTTTTTGAAGCGGCAGATATTAGTCTGTTCACCTACAGTAAGAGTTTTCGTTCTGCCAGTAGTGCTTTAAATACAGCAGCTAACTACCGCAAACCCTGTATCGCATCGGCAGGTGAAGGTTCTTTGCGCTCTGTTGTACAGAAGTATGAACTTGGGATTTGGGTTGATCCGGATGATGTAGAGTCTATCGTGAATGGAATTATCAGATGGTTAAAAAATCCTCCTATTCCTCAATGGGATAAATATTTTGAGGAAAACTCTTGGGCATTGAATGCCAAGTTGGTGGTTAACTGTTTGAGCGACTATTCCTAATCACTTTCTAAAAGTTTTATAGTATTGCACCTGTGAATTTTAGAATCATCACTGGTAGTGTTCTCAGTTATGGCTACAGTCAACTGCTTGGGAACCTGCCATCTCGTAAAATCCGCATGGTCTATCTCAGAGCCTATTTGGCACAAGTGGGAGTGGGAACTTCTGTCCAAATGGGATGTCGATTTTTGAATGGGAGAAAGGTGTCTTTAGGCGATCGCAATGTGATTAACTTCGGCTGCCTATTGGATGGTCGCCATTACCAGATCCAGACGGGTTCTGATGTCTCCATTGGTCCAGAAGCGACAATCTTAACCCTAGGACACGATCCGCAGTCGCCAGAATTTGGCGATAAGGGCGGCGATGTAATCATAGGCGATCGCGTTTGGATTGCTTACCGAGCGATTATTTTGCCAGGAGTCAGGATTGGCGAGGGTGCCGTAGTGGCCGCGGGTTCTGTCGTGACAAAAGATGTGGAACCTTACACCATTGTTGCCGGAAGCCCAGCCCGATTCGTGAAAAAGCGATCGCCTGACTTGCACTACACACTGAACTACCAACCGTGGCTACTTTGAGAAATGAAGAATTGCCATCCTGGATCTGTTGTCAACTAGGAGCCCGTGAACATTACGCTGTTCCACGGGCTTTACATCAGACCGGACAACTCGCCCACCTGATCACAGATGGTTGGGTTCCACCACAATCTGCACTGAACCAGCTGCCTATATCTCTGTTCACTAATTTACGTGAACGGTTTCATGGAGATTTAACCCAAGCATCTGTCCACGCCTTCACTGGTTCTTTGATGCGCTTTGAACTGACTCAACGTCTTCAGAAAACCTCAGGATGGGAACGCATTATCGACCGTAATCACTGGTTCCAAAAACAGGCAGTGCAGGTACTAAATGCGATCGATCCTCAACGCTCCTCTCTCAATTCTCCCCCTACCCTCTTTGCCTACAGTTACGCTGCCTTAGAACTGTTCCGCTACGCCAAGACCAGAGGTTGGCGCACTATCCTTGGTCAAATTGATCCAGGGCCAACCGAGGAAAAGTTGGTTCTAGAGGAACACGCGCGACATCGTACCTATCCATCCAGTTGGCAACCTGCACCGCCCCACTACTGGGTCAACTGGCAGGAAGAATGCTCGTTAGCTGACCGAATTGTCGTTAACTCCCTCTGGTCAAGCCAAGCCTTGGAGCAAGCTGGTATCGCTGCCAATAAGCTTGATATCATTCCCCTTGCCTACGAACCACCTAAGCAAGCCCATGACTTTGTACGAACATACCCAGCCGCTTTCTCTGCCGAACGTCCACTGCGGGTGCTGTTTTTAGGTCAAGTCATCTTGCGTAAGGGCATGGCGGCACTGCTAGAAGCGGCACAAACCCTGCGCAACCAACCCATTGAATTCTGGGTAGTTGGTTCTCAAGGCATTGCTAGACCATCGCAGACACAACAGCAGGAACGAGTAAGGTGGATGGGTTCCGTCCCCCGCAGTGCAACAGTGAAGTACTATCAACAGGCAGATGTTTTTCTGTTTCCCACCCTTTCCGATGGCTTTGGACTAACTCAGTTGGAAGCGCAAGCCTGGAAACTTCCAGTGATTGCTTCCAGATTTTGTGGTGCAGTGGTGAAAGATCGGGTAAGTGGACTTATATTACAGGAAGTGACGGGGAAAGCGATCGCTAACGCCCTCCAATTCTGCCTTCAGAACCCCCGACAACTAGAAGCATTTGCTAGGGAAAGCACCAAAGCATCTTTTTTTAGCTTGTCACAATTGCAGCAGTACCTCCAAGCTTTGCCTTATGACGTTGTTTGAATTCCCAGAACTCATCTGCACTCAAATTGCACTGCTGATTTTGAGTGGGATATGGTTTTTGAGACGCAATGATGAAATTCCTTTACTCATCAATAGCTTTCTCTTCTATATTGCCTCCTATCGATACTGGGCAGTCACCCACGGCCTAAACAACTGGGTCAATATTGGTAACTTAGGCTTTGAGGCGATTACAAAGGAGGCGGCTGTTGGTGCCTTAAGTTACATTGTCTTCGGTCAAATCTGTCTGCTAACAACTTATATGTGCCAACAGAGGAGAGTTGTACCACCTGTCATAGAAATTAGAGATAGTGCCTTTAACCGCTGGTTGCGTCCTAAAGTTATCTTTTTCGGTTTGCTGTGCTTACCTTTAGTGATCTTCATTCGTGCTCAAGTCGCGGCACAAGTCAGTGCTGGTAGTTCATTAGCGTTTCAGGTGACTGGCTACTTATACTTATTTCCTATGGTTCTGGTGGGAATTGCTAGCCTAATTCTTTGCCTGTGGAAATTTGGTGGCTTTTCTTCACTGCCAACTAAAATAGCTGCCATTGCTATTCTTGTAGGTGTATTTTATTACACCTTTGCTCCGACCAGTCGCTTCCAGTTTTTAGGATGGATAATTGCCAGCGGCATCATTTTAGCCTCTTCTTTGCGACCGAAAACTCGCCTGATTATTTTCGCTACGATTGCTGTGCTAGGTCTGATCTCTTTTGCGGTGGCTGGTGCTTTGCGGAACCCTGAATTATCAGGTGATGCACTCAATCAAGCCGCTTTGGAACGAGCCTTCGGAGCAGAAGACGCCAATATGCTCGATGGTTTCGTGCTGATGCAGCAGGTTTATCCCGAACGTTTAGACTACTCGTTTGGTATGGAACACCTAGAGGTTGTGTTACGTCCTATCCCTAGAGCTTGGTGGCCTCAAAAACCCGTCGGAGGCTACATGAATAAACTTGGCCTCACAATCAATGGCGGCAAAGCAACATTAGGAATTTCGCAATCTTTATTCGGGTCATTCTACGCCGAAGGTGGACTGTTCGGTATTCTCATTTTCTCAATCCTTTACGGGACGATTTTTGCCAACATCGTCCGGTATAGTACCGAACTCTATCCCTTTGCTAGCATCTTGGTGCGTGCCATTTTCTGCGCTTGCCTAATTCCGCTCCTGCGTGGTGGAGATTTACCCGGAATTTATGCCTGGTTCGGCATGGCTTTTTGGCCTTGCTTCTTGTTGCTCTGGAATAAACGACGGTATTTTTCCTTGAGATTCTCGCCATTATCCAGGGTTTACCCTTCCCCAGAGATACCGTTTGCAGAGAATCCCTATCCCTAAAATTTTTTGCCCATTGATGCCCGAATCTAGCCTGGTTAAAGTCAGCTAATTATGTATGTAGTTGTCATTTTCTACAATATTGGAGGCTACCATGCTGCTCGGCTGCGTGCTACCTACGCGGTTTGTCAGCAACAAGGCTGGAGTTTAACCGCAGTCGAAGTAACAGACAATGCCAAAGAACATCCTTGGGGTGATCTCGAAAAAGAAATCACATTCCCTCTCAAAACGCTTTTACCCGTAGCGACGATATCTTCCTCAACGGATCGCAGTCCCAATTCTACTGTTGCAGCTTCTTTGCTAGCCTATTCTCTGGATAAGCTTCAACCCGATGTCGTTGCTATCCCTGGGTGGGGACTTCCTTTCGCCCGCGCTGCTCTAGTATGGTGTCAGCGCCACCGCATTCCAGCCATCCTGATGAGCGAGAGTAAGTGGGACGATGAAAAGCGGCAGTGGTGGAAGGAACAGCTAAAATTTTGGCTTTACGTCAGAAAGTACGATGCTGCGTTGGTGGGTGGAAAACTGCACCGAGATTACTTAATCGAGCTGGGTTTTCCTGGCGATCGCATTTTCCTCGGCTACGATACGGTTGATAACAGCTATTTCATGCAGCAAGCTGAGGTGGCTCGGCAAGACCCCATTGCGGCAAGGCAACGGCAGCCAAATATCCCTTGGCGGCCTTATTTTATTGCTGCTACCCGGTTTATTAAACGCAAAAACGTATTACGGTTTGTGGAAGCTTTTGCCGCTTATCGCCAACACGTTGGAGAAGAGCTAGCATGGAACCTTGTCATTTGTGGGAACGGAGAAGAAGAGCCTGCTATCCGCCAGATGGTTACCGAAAAAGAACTTGACGATTGCGTTCATCTTCCTGGTTTCATCCCCTATCAAAGGATAGGAGATTGGTATGGTCTAGCCAACGCTTTCGTTCATCCGGCTCTGCAAGAGCAATGGGGCTTGGTTGTGAATGAAGCTTGTGCTGCTGGACTCCCAGTTCTCTGTAGCCGCACGGTAGGAGCCTGTCACGAACTCGTTAGCGACACTCATAGCGGTCTGCTGTTCGATCCAGAAAGCGATCGCGATATGACTCGTGTCCTGTTAGCCATACACCAACTAGATTCAGAGGCACGCACCCGCATGGGACTGTTTAGCCAATCACTGGTTGCTAATTATAGTTCCCAGAGGTTTGCAGAAGGTTTAATCGAGGCGGCGAACATTGCCCTTGGACAAGAAATCCCGAAAGCTGTTTGAACTTAACGACTAATTGAGCAATTAGGAAGTAGCCACTCTATTGGGCCAAACCATGTCTGAAGCCATTTACACCCAAGGTCAGTATCTTGAAAATAACCCTACGTGGCATATTGAAGATTCAGCTTGGAAAGCAGAGCAAATTTTTAGAGTTATTCAAAACAACAATCTCCAACCTTTATCGATTTGTGAGGTTGGATGTGGCTCCGGTGAAATCCTCAATCAACTCTACCTAAAAATGCCCGACGGTCTGAATTTTACGGGCTATGAGATTTCCCCACAAGTTTATCAAAACTGTCAGGAAAAAGCTAAGGATAGATTGAGCTTTAAGTTGGGAAATTTCTATCAAGAGGAAAATACTTACTTTGATTTGTTATTATGCATTGATGTTTTTGAACATATTGAAGATTACTTCGGTTTTTTAAAAAACCTGCGTCAAAAATCAAAGTATCAAATATTTCATATTCCCTTGGATATTTCAGTTTCTTCAGTTTTAAGAAGCACACCGATTTTAACAGCACGCCAACTAGTCGGTCACCTTCATTACTTTTCTAAAGAAACAGCTCTAGCCACCTTAAGAGACACAGGCTACGAAATTTGCGATTATTTCTACACAGCCGGTTCTATTGATTTGCCTGTCAAGCATTTCAAAACGTTATTAGGCAACTTGCCCCGGAAAGTATTGTATAGCCTGAATCAAGACATTGCAGTCCGACTCCTAGGTGGATACTCTCTGTTAGTACTTACACGGTAAAACTGCCTTCTAATTTTACAGCAGTAGTGCGTAGATCTTACCTACTTAATCATGGAGGCCGCTCGTAATGTATTTAACCGCAACTTATTATTAACAGCAGATGTTTTCCAAGGGAATAGCCCGATTCGCAAACCCAAAACGTTCTTGGTAACAATTAAAAGCATCGCACATTCTCGGTGGCAAGCTGAGAGTCTCTCTCAAATTAGGGGGAGTTGGCCTAATCATGTTAGTTGCTTGATTAAACCAGAGTTTTGTGCTACCTAGCTCTAGAAATTTACAGAGATTACGTAATGTATTTTCTGGATTTACAGTTAACTGCTCGTATGTAACTTCATAGAGGCGATCGCCAAGTTGTTCGCGCCAGCGATCTACTTCACCCAAACTCACCAACCATTCGTAAGCACCTTTCGAGCGGTGGTTTTCACATAATTCTACTTCTTCAGGATAGTAGCTTGCCAAGGCCCCATCCCGTGACAAAGCCTTCCACTTATAGTTTTCTACTCCCCACCACTGGTTGAGATTGGGCTTACCTGCAATTTTATAGCTATTGGTTAAAGCAATCCGCTCAATTGAGCAGGAAACATCAACACCATTACGAATGATATGGATGAATTTTGCCTGAGGGGTCAAGCTATTTAAATAGCCTAGTCTCATCGCATTGAGGGGAGTTTTCTCTAGTAACAGATTCTCTTTGGGATTCATAACGTTACTAAAAAAAATTCGATTAAAACGTAATTTTGCTACCTCCGTTGCGTCAGCTTCATCCATCATGAATTTAGCATTAATCCGATGATAAAGATTCAGAACATCAGTCATGGGATCGATAACAGACCAAAGATGATAAGGCTCAAAAAAATAGTTTACGTTATTGTGAATTGAAAATAATTGTCCGAGAACAGTGGTGCCCGAACGACCACACCCAAGGATGAATGCAACATTTTGGGTAGAAATAGTCCGTTCATTTAAAGTTCTTTCTTGAGCTTTATACTCTGCTGATTTTCTTAAAAAGCTATATTTTAAGGCTCGCAACCAGGGTTTTAATGAATTAGAATCCTGTTTCATAACAAAATATTTAGTTTTCTGAGCAACTGTTTTCTTCTTTCTATTGTAGAATTCTAATGCTCCATCCGACAAGTTCAACTTTATTGGTAGAAATTAATGTTTCCCAAAAAATGAGGTTGGCTTTGAAAATTTTAATGATTAGCCCTTATATGGGTTCGATTTATGGTGGAACTTCCAAGGTAGTTAAAGACTTAGCCCAAGAATTGGGAAATCTTGGCATCACCGTTGATATCATCACAACAAATGCTAATGGTTCAGACAGGTTAGACGTTCCTCTAAACATCTGGATGCAAGAGAACTATTATCGAGTGCAGTACTTTCCTTGCTGGCATCGCTATGACTTCATTGTCAGCCAATCTCTAATCGCTTGGTTGTTTAATCATGTCGTTGATTACGACTTAGTTCACACCAATACCGTTTTTTCACCGCTAGTTTCACTCACGCACTGGATATGTAACTTACGCAAAGTGCCCTATCTGATTACGCCGCACGGTATGCTAGAACCTTGGGCACTGTCCTACAAAGCTTGGAAGAAACGATTCTACTACGCTCTGTTTGAAAAGCCTGTTCTCCAACAGACTAGTGCGATCCATGTTTTGGCAAATTCTGAAGCCGATAATCTACAGTCTCTTGGTTTTCAACAGGCTGTTGTTGTCCCCAATGGTATTCATCGACAAGAATTTGAAACCCTGCCAGATCCAGAAATTTTCTATCAACAATTTCCTACTACTGTAAATAAAACCATAATTTTGTTCCTCGGTCGCATTGACCCGAAAAAAGGACTTGATCTACTTGCTCCTGCCTTTGCCAAAGTTCATCAGCAATTTCCTCATACCCATTTAGTTATAGCAGGACCAGATAGCATCGGTTTTCTGCCTATTGCTCAAAGCTATTTTGAACAAGCAGGTGTTCTAGAATCTGTAACTTTCGCCGATATGCTGACTGGTTGTTTGAAATATGCGGCTTTAGCTGCTGCCAGTTTATATGTTTCCCCTTCATACTCGGAGGGATTCAGTATGTCTGTACTAGAGGGGCTGGCTTCTGGTGTCCCTTGCGTGATTACCACAGGTTGTAATTTTCCCGAAGCGGCAAGGGCAGATGCTGCATGTGTAGTTGATATTGATGTTGACTCAATTGCAAATGCTTTACTGAAATGTTTGGGTGATTCGAGGCAGGCTAGGGAAATGGGCGATCGCGCCCGTCAATTTATTTTTCAAAACTATACTTGGGATGTAGCTGCAAGAAAACTGCTCCAGGTTTATACAGCTATTCTAAATCAGCAGCCTTTGCCAGAGTTTTAAGTTACTTTTTGGTTGCCTGCTCGAAGTGATCGCTGACTTTACGAAAAGTGGTGCAAGGGTAATCGAATGATAAACTCTGCTCCCCCGTCTGGAGTACAACCAACTTCAATTTCGCCTTGGTGTTTCTCAATAATTTGATAGCAGATAGATAGCCCTAGCCCTGTTCCCTGACCCACAGGCTTCGTGGTAAAAAACGGATCGAACAA
This region of Trichocoleus desertorum NBK24 genomic DNA includes:
- a CDS encoding FkbM family methyltransferase, with product MGNQIVRLDESLRRWNIDSEVAIHQILEKYLAPGHILIDVGANFGLHTLYAAKAVGPQGCVFAFEPVPANLNLLRRNVAINQVQEQVKIIPKAVSNSTDLFLDFFVPPEIVAVTASLSTESTQSQTKIQVANVRLDDFWPPLNLPVNLIKIDVEGAELEVLRGAEQLLKQWHPPLLIEVHGFALPSFGASVLELRGFLNCLNYQETLLEGAQFQGEDYFQALYLHSEKEISYT
- a CDS encoding glycosyltransferase family 2 protein; this translates as MISLVTTVLNDRQGCAAFFTQMEAQTYLPDEIVIVDAGSKDGTWEFLQNYQPKKPYSLQVTQEIGCNVARGRNLAIAQAQHEIIVSTDIGCMWEPQWLEELARPLLEDKKLDAVMGSWQVRWEDLKSDWVKVEYALLNGPKLIATPKSHASSRSIAYRKCLWEKIGGYPEDLTLAGDDMVFALLLHQTTERVSCAPIPRCYWERPVTLKSFCKEARRNFRGGGEAGIWLKYGFLVGVRLLLESLLLLIGLVCLLFASPIWVGAVFLIAFLSIVGLRVARLVPTVERFSAYGYSNTWLRIMFFEYLIKFWSVVGYWEGFLSGLQQCQECRQRLRSLKT
- a CDS encoding glycosyltransferase family 4 protein, which translates into the protein MKLLYYSPSSYGGIADYAHEQANALVDIGVEVTVLATPKYPTGRGEKYEIVPILQEVTPTKRLPYKALKVMHFTSIKLANFTELASFIEVNNFQYVLLGSYVEYLAPLWSGRLRQLTKKGVVFGAVVHDPVRDFVFGPRWWHHWSIASGYSFLREAFVHESIELDTVRPMPQLRTTVIPYGTHHFPHADKSRDEMRTHLNLPLDAKIMLAFGHIRDNKNLDLVIRAMVNFPDLYLVVAGKEQSSSQRPAAFYQDLAKKLGVADRCRWEVRFISEIEIGNFFEAADISLFTYSKSFRSASSALNTAANYRKPCIASAGEGSLRSVVQKYELGIWVDPDDVESIVNGIIRWLKNPPIPQWDKYFEENSWALNAKLVVNCLSDYS
- a CDS encoding glycosyltransferase family 4 protein: MATLRNEELPSWICCQLGAREHYAVPRALHQTGQLAHLITDGWVPPQSALNQLPISLFTNLRERFHGDLTQASVHAFTGSLMRFELTQRLQKTSGWERIIDRNHWFQKQAVQVLNAIDPQRSSLNSPPTLFAYSYAALELFRYAKTRGWRTILGQIDPGPTEEKLVLEEHARHRTYPSSWQPAPPHYWVNWQEECSLADRIVVNSLWSSQALEQAGIAANKLDIIPLAYEPPKQAHDFVRTYPAAFSAERPLRVLFLGQVILRKGMAALLEAAQTLRNQPIEFWVVGSQGIARPSQTQQQERVRWMGSVPRSATVKYYQQADVFLFPTLSDGFGLTQLEAQAWKLPVIASRFCGAVVKDRVSGLILQEVTGKAIANALQFCLQNPRQLEAFARESTKASFFSLSQLQQYLQALPYDVV
- a CDS encoding glycosyltransferase family 4 protein, translated to MYVVVIFYNIGGYHAARLRATYAVCQQQGWSLTAVEVTDNAKEHPWGDLEKEITFPLKTLLPVATISSSTDRSPNSTVAASLLAYSLDKLQPDVVAIPGWGLPFARAALVWCQRHRIPAILMSESKWDDEKRQWWKEQLKFWLYVRKYDAALVGGKLHRDYLIELGFPGDRIFLGYDTVDNSYFMQQAEVARQDPIAARQRQPNIPWRPYFIAATRFIKRKNVLRFVEAFAAYRQHVGEELAWNLVICGNGEEEPAIRQMVTEKELDDCVHLPGFIPYQRIGDWYGLANAFVHPALQEQWGLVVNEACAAGLPVLCSRTVGACHELVSDTHSGLLFDPESDRDMTRVLLAIHQLDSEARTRMGLFSQSLVANYSSQRFAEGLIEAANIALGQEIPKAV
- a CDS encoding bifunctional 2-polyprenyl-6-hydroxyphenol methylase/3-demethylubiquinol 3-O-methyltransferase UbiG, translating into MSEAIYTQGQYLENNPTWHIEDSAWKAEQIFRVIQNNNLQPLSICEVGCGSGEILNQLYLKMPDGLNFTGYEISPQVYQNCQEKAKDRLSFKLGNFYQEENTYFDLLLCIDVFEHIEDYFGFLKNLRQKSKYQIFHIPLDISVSSVLRSTPILTARQLVGHLHYFSKETALATLRDTGYEICDYFYTAGSIDLPVKHFKTLLGNLPRKVLYSLNQDIAVRLLGGYSLLVLTR
- a CDS encoding sulfotransferase — protein: MNLSDGALEFYNRKKKTVAQKTKYFVMKQDSNSLKPWLRALKYSFLRKSAEYKAQERTLNERTISTQNVAFILGCGRSGTTVLGQLFSIHNNVNYFFEPYHLWSVIDPMTDVLNLYHRINAKFMMDEADATEVAKLRFNRIFFSNVMNPKENLLLEKTPLNAMRLGYLNSLTPQAKFIHIIRNGVDVSCSIERIALTNSYKIAGKPNLNQWWGVENYKWKALSRDGALASYYPEEVELCENHRSKGAYEWLVSLGEVDRWREQLGDRLYEVTYEQLTVNPENTLRNLCKFLELGSTKLWFNQATNMIRPTPPNLRETLSLPPRMCDAFNCYQERFGFANRAIPLENICC
- a CDS encoding glycosyltransferase, with amino-acid sequence MLHPTSSTLLVEINVSQKMRLALKILMISPYMGSIYGGTSKVVKDLAQELGNLGITVDIITTNANGSDRLDVPLNIWMQENYYRVQYFPCWHRYDFIVSQSLIAWLFNHVVDYDLVHTNTVFSPLVSLTHWICNLRKVPYLITPHGMLEPWALSYKAWKKRFYYALFEKPVLQQTSAIHVLANSEADNLQSLGFQQAVVVPNGIHRQEFETLPDPEIFYQQFPTTVNKTIILFLGRIDPKKGLDLLAPAFAKVHQQFPHTHLVIAGPDSIGFLPIAQSYFEQAGVLESVTFADMLTGCLKYAALAAASLYVSPSYSEGFSMSVLEGLASGVPCVITTGCNFPEAARADAACVVDIDVDSIANALLKCLGDSRQAREMGDRARQFIFQNYTWDVAARKLLQVYTAILNQQPLPEF